TATTAAGTTCGCCGGCTGCTACCACGGCCATTCCGATCTCGTGCTAGTTGCCGCAGGTTCCGGTCCTTCCACGCTTGGCATCCCGGATAGCGCCGGTATCCCGACAAGCATTGCCCACGAGGTTATCACCGTTCCGTTCAATAACCTGAACGGTCTGCGCGAAGCGCTTGATAAGTGGGGCGAAGATGTCGCTGCCGTCATGGTTGAGCCGATCGTCGGCAATTTCGGCATGGTTATGCCGGAACCGGGGTTCCTTGAAGGACTCTGTCAGATGACTCATGAAAACGGATCGCTTGTCATTTACGATGAAGTCATTACCGCTTTCCGCTTCCATTACGGCTCTGCTCAAACGTATGCGGGACTGGATAACCACGAAGCGATTCAGCCGGACTTGACTGCTCTGGGCAAAATTATCGGAGGCGGCCTGCCCATCGGTGCTTACGGCGGTCGCAAGCATATCATGGAGCAAGTTGCTCCGCTTGGTCCGGCCTATCAGGCCGGAACCATGGCAGGCAATCCTGCTTCCATCTCTGCTGGTATCGCCTGTTTGGAAGTGCTGAAAGGCGAAGGTGTATATGAAGAGATGGAACGCTTGACCATCAAGCTTACTGAGGGCTTGAAAGCATCTGCTGATCGAAATGCCATCCCACTCACGATTAACCGGATCCGCGGCTCCTTCTCGGCACATTTCTGCGACCACCCTGTAACTAATTACGATGAAGCACAGGATACAGACGGTGAAGCATTTGCAGCCTTCTTCCGCCACATGCTTGACCGCGGCATCAACCTGGCACCATCTAAGTATGAGGCATGGTTCCTGACCACCTCGCATACCGAAGCAGACATTGACGCTACTCTCGCAGCTGCAGAAGAATCGTTTAAGGCGATGAAACAATAGAATATATGACTTAAAAAAAGAGCTGTCCCAGGTTGTTAACCTTAGGTACAGCTCTTTTTTAATTAGATGGCCATTGTACTAAATAAAATGTTCATTACGGATTAATAAAGACAGTTCTGAGCTTTGAATTATACTGAACATCAAACCCTAGCCCTGAAGCCAATACCGCCAGAGGAACATATGTCTTCTGCTCTTTGCCTACCTTGTGTAAAAAGGCTGGTGTATCGATGCTAACAGGAGTTCCGTT
Above is a window of Paenibacillus uliginis N3/975 DNA encoding:
- a CDS encoding glutamate-1-semialdehyde 2,1-aminomutase — translated: MSKSRKRSEVLYQEALQHIVGGVNSPSRSFKAVGGGAPVFMKRAKGAYFWDEDGNQYIDYLAAYGPIITGHAHPHVTKAITAAAENGVLYGTPTELEITLANMLKEAIPSLDKVRFVNSGTEAVMTTIRVARAYTKRNKIIKFAGCYHGHSDLVLVAAGSGPSTLGIPDSAGIPTSIAHEVITVPFNNLNGLREALDKWGEDVAAVMVEPIVGNFGMVMPEPGFLEGLCQMTHENGSLVIYDEVITAFRFHYGSAQTYAGLDNHEAIQPDLTALGKIIGGGLPIGAYGGRKHIMEQVAPLGPAYQAGTMAGNPASISAGIACLEVLKGEGVYEEMERLTIKLTEGLKASADRNAIPLTINRIRGSFSAHFCDHPVTNYDEAQDTDGEAFAAFFRHMLDRGINLAPSKYEAWFLTTSHTEADIDATLAAAEESFKAMKQ